From a region of the Methanolobus tindarius DSM 2278 genome:
- a CDS encoding tRNA (N(6)-L-threonylcarbamoyladenosine(37)-C(2))-methylthiotransferase, protein MKVHISTYGCSASQASAEIMKASVRDGGHELVPENDAEVVVINTCTVKYSTEQKILHKIREFGEKGIAVIVTGCMPEVQLEDIMHQNPDAHILGVNSISRLGHVLNSLSRNELTGGSVKLFLEEPEGFQSVPRIRYNSNIHICQLSQGCNYACAYCIVTIARGNLSSFEPEEIIDDIQRAVDDGCREIWLTSQDNGQYGTDKEVLLPQLLKMICRIPGNYRIRVGMMNPFSVIPILDDLLDAFEDERIYKFLHLPIQSASDDVLKDMNRYHSISETNTIIEAFRERFSDMTIFTDIIAGYPGETDEDFEKTVEWVKEWKPEKVNISRFTPRPHTKAWDMRKIDSRVVVNRSNELHEVCEAVKLATREGMIGKEVEVFLSKPAKQKGMMARTASYKPVVIPECDLQPGITCRVLIYDVTPGYFLGRIVSSN, encoded by the coding sequence CCCTGAGAACGATGCCGAAGTTGTTGTTATCAATACATGTACTGTGAAGTACAGCACCGAGCAGAAAATTCTTCATAAGATTCGGGAATTCGGTGAAAAAGGAATAGCTGTTATCGTAACTGGATGCATGCCTGAAGTACAGCTTGAGGATATAATGCACCAGAATCCCGATGCTCATATACTGGGTGTTAATTCAATATCCAGATTAGGTCATGTACTTAATTCCCTTTCACGCAATGAACTTACAGGCGGCAGTGTAAAACTATTCCTTGAAGAGCCGGAGGGTTTCCAGAGCGTTCCACGAATCCGCTATAATTCTAATATTCATATCTGTCAGCTTTCCCAGGGCTGCAATTATGCATGTGCTTATTGTATTGTTACAATAGCACGTGGAAACTTATCTTCTTTTGAGCCCGAGGAAATCATTGATGATATCCAGAGAGCAGTTGATGATGGCTGCCGTGAGATCTGGCTGACTTCCCAGGATAATGGTCAGTATGGAACTGATAAAGAGGTTTTGCTGCCACAGTTGCTGAAAATGATATGCAGGATACCAGGAAATTACAGGATACGTGTGGGAATGATGAATCCATTCTCAGTGATTCCTATTCTTGACGATCTGCTTGATGCATTTGAGGATGAAAGGATATACAAATTCCTCCACCTGCCAATACAATCTGCTTCAGATGATGTCTTAAAGGATATGAACCGGTATCATTCAATTTCAGAAACCAATACTATCATCGAGGCTTTCAGGGAAAGATTCTCTGACATGACTATTTTTACAGATATCATTGCAGGTTATCCCGGTGAAACAGATGAGGATTTTGAAAAGACTGTTGAATGGGTGAAGGAATGGAAGCCTGAAAAGGTGAACATTTCCCGCTTTACTCCAAGACCTCATACAAAAGCATGGGATATGCGCAAAATAGATTCCCGTGTTGTTGTGAACAGGTCCAATGAGCTTCACGAAGTGTGTGAGGCTGTAAAGCTTGCTACCCGTGAAGGAATGATTGGAAAGGAAGTGGAAGTTTTCCTGTCAAAACCTGCAAAGCAGAAAGGTATGATGGCAAGGACTGCATCATACAAACCGGTTGTAATTCCTGAGTGTGATTTACAGCCCGGAATAACATGTCGTGTGCTAATCTATGATGTGACACCTGGATATTTCCTGGGTCGTATTGTTAGTTCAAATTGA